One region of Purpureocillium takamizusanense chromosome 4, complete sequence genomic DNA includes:
- a CDS encoding Type I Iterative PKS (COG:Q~EggNog:ENOG50KOG1202~antiSMASH:Cluster_4.5~SMCOG1022:Beta-ketoacyl synthase~TransMembrane:2 (o892-911i1569-1592o)), whose protein sequence is MKVNQSETYQDGDIESVAIVGLAFEFPQEATTEDAFWQMLCEGRSASTEFPGSRLNIDAFYHPDKDRPSSFPVRSGHFVKEDLAAFDAPFFSITAAEAACMDPQHRRMLETAYHALEDAGIPINQCSGTDTAVYTGCFTNDYLNIMQQDHQAEQRHGAMGVAPSMLANRLSWFFDFKGTSMNLDSACSSSLVALHLACQDLRARNASMALVGGANLVYHPNFMKLMSDFNFLSTDSRCWIFDERGNGYARGEGTAVLVIKRLTDALRDGDTIRAVIRNTGSNQDGRTPGITQPSMESQIRLIEKTYESARVDMAPTQFFEAHGTGTPVGDPIEAQAIGTAFSAHRSVLSPLYIGSVKANIGHLGGCSGLAGVIKTILVLENGVIPPIAGFQLLNDRINADKLRLRINSFGFGGTNAVAILDDAYHFMKLRGLHGFHRSRATPRFNDGVSLSIGPSTSLGTLLNGYHTPEEEVPRTKLLIWSCPDQDGAHRLSNAYKSFLGKIDSSKLNDLAYTLAARRSQFPWRSFAVADSDRMLLSQGQSASPIAPPVRAVNDARVGFVFTGQGAHYLGMGRTLLDFPEFRQSIDKSDAYLRKLGCSWSLTEVIDGTNDLTPIDRAELSQPATTCLQIALLDLLASFGVRPSVVLGHSSGEIAAAYAAGALSRSSAIKVAYHRGVLSSGLASKWNRSLAMTAVGLSRDHIRPYLDRLQSEHGSTHVAIGCVNSPKSVTLTGVASGLDTLEQWLWADGVFAKRLRVPIAYHSEFMEAIAETYATLIGDLHSGVETDPVPMISSVTGDLVTPQTLTAAGYWVRNLVSPVNFEAAFGTLMAYANRTPRKQLGKAKTRDLRITHVMEIGPHSALQGPIRENAEAFTGQTKPTYIKCLVRGQDSSVALLSAVGVLCCAGCAVDILRVNGQDKDTPRLAPRNMPRYPFNHQNKYWLESRLSSNLRFPEVARHDLLGVRSLDWNPQVAQWRNVMRLEELPWLHDHTIAGEIVFPAAGYVVMAIESLKQLTSANGEPSLRGAHLKDVAFLRPIRFSQGLNQIETQLTLSTTQQRSDKDAAPWSQFRIFALDNGSYLECCRGFIRAVVDADDCNCVAWLGPWSSQNWLNRIPGACSDAESDPYSMPGETEVRYGPAFCNLERMRLGCQGEAIANLLTGTWQLNQAKTSSKDLYGVHPAAIDGLTQLVVPALSKLCNGLPTMVPTYVNGIWVDCDCQELRDGTISVQSQSTLRGRREASASIVGVASDADTPVIYLDGLETTFINSSNETKHQQQLKPRTLCTQLSWKSDIDLLSREQITLQCTRDRPAQDEDAVETYKSMVLTIMAFIEEAVEFIDKQSPALALERHLQAFVGWMRSQHRLLRSGRILVDLDSVNRLLGDADARHQLVLQVESQGIGGRFFMTIGRNLIKILRGEVDALQLIYHDSLADRYYEQMLANDHHAHPTSVYVDLLSFKNPSMKILEVGAGTGGQTLRLLEKMSSGGVKQWRQYDYTDISPSFFSQARLKFQDYSAKMNFKVCDISKDPATQSFETGTYDLVVASHVLHATDYLDQSLGNIRKLLKPGGKLLLFETTLPEAIIAFAFGLLKGWWSPLDHEARSEHSPCLSVEQWDHRLKGTGFTGVDLEIPGQELIETRYSSIIVSTAVDLDRASMCVMQQLHLVVDERSEVQKTISELVQRGSGKKFKSCNTLTLAQHLRMQPEADHSIVICLLEVDEVFLDGISERDYVELQSILLREKSILWLCRNPALEGTEPRHGLADGLGRVLMSEDSTRKFVTQSLDGWDRNPVQISELVCDLANRIGKSSVEDLETKYITSNGCVQISRVLGHATMDTVVSDAVQPRTRRELKIGSIDAALTLGMTTPGHADTLEWVECDELRLHDGLTLEEDEVVVNVKAIGLSEERSVTGTSEANKQSLAIECAGIVHSDGATSGFKPGDRVCLITPSAASSIMRVKAMAVSAIPSNLSFIEAASIASATWTAYHALVNVARIQEGESVLVHEAATATGQATLQLAKKLGAEVYVTAASSIERELLCNNLNIGHKAILSLSGGSCLSRRVAQVTRGSGVDVVIGPLTKGGDDANFANCLAPFGRLVDISMERTRSSPAILPRSNNQETPTNLSRLSVDMVDLLRRKPRLAYAAFQQAMRRAFDDELYAPSPLYIFAANEPDEAFRQADSPGAAGKTVMVLDSDSIVRANVKTRPRCKFADNATYVIAGGLGGLGRSIARWMACRGAKNLVLLSRSGVKTAAAEALVSQLNAQGVRVEAPCVDIGCLSDLQSVLRNLQDLNMPPIRGCIQAAVVLRDNLFPNMTYEDWTISTGAKVTGSWNLHAALPDDLDFFVLLSSLNGIVGGRAQANYGAGNTFKDALAQHRLSKGQKAVSLDLGLMVAEGIVAENASLLAAMRRIGHLMDIHQDELLALLDYYCDPSVPILDPSDAQVLVGIEMPDAVLAKGVDLHHAIHRPMFRHLFQMGQIEDTVPTRQEDQAAVIDRASLLAAAENQDAAAALVSAWFVAKLAQVLGISEDDIDK, encoded by the exons ATGAAGGTGAATCAGTCTGAGACCTACCAGGATGGCGATATTGAgtccgtcgccatcgttGGTCTCGCATTTGAGTTCCCTCAAGAGGCGACAACGGAGGATGCTTTCTGGCAGATGCTATGTGAAGGAAGGTCGGCCAGCACAGAATTTCCGGGTAGTCGATTAAACATCGATGCCTTCTATCACCCAGACAAGGATAGACCAAGCTCG TTTCCAGTCCGTAGCGGTCATTTTGTCAAAGAAGACCTAGCAGCATTTGACGCGCCATTCTTCTCCATCACCGCTGCTGAAGCAGCATGTATGGATCCTCAACACAGACGAATGCTAGAGACGGCGTATCATGCGCTGGAAGATGCAGGAATACCCATCAACCAGTGCTCTGGCACCGACACTGCGGTATACACCGGATGTTTCACCAACGATTACCTCAATATCATGCAACAAGACCACCAAGCGGAGCAGAGGCATGGCGCCATGGGTGTTGCGCCATCCATGTTGGCCAACCGGTTAAGCTGGTTCTTTGACTTCAAAGGAACGTCTATGAACCTCGactcggcctgctcaagcAGCCTGGTTGCTCTTCACCTCGCGTGTCAAGACCTGCGAGCAAGGAACGCGTCCATG GCGCTGGTTGGTGGCGCCAATCTGGTATATCATCCCAACTTCATGAAACTCATGTCCGACTTCAATTTTTTGTCCACAGACAGTAGGTGCTGGATCTTCGATGAGCGAGGCAATGGCTACGCACGCGGCGAGGGCACAGCCGTTCTGGTCATCAAGCGATTGACAGACGCACTGCGAGACGGGGACACCATCCGTGCCGTCATTCGAAATACAGGCTCAAACCAGGATGGAAGGACACCTGGAATCACCCAGCCCAGCATGGAGTCTCAAATTCGCCTCATTGAGAAGACGTACGAGTCGGCTCGCGTCGACATGGCACCAACGCAGTTCTTTGAGGCCCATGGCACTGGAACTCCAGTTGGTGACCCTATCGAGGCACAAGCCATCGGAACTGCGTTCTCGGCACATCGCAGCGTTCTGAGCCCGCTGTATATCGGCTCTGTCAAGGCAAACATAGGCCACCTTGGAGGATGCAGCGGGCTGGCAGGCGTTATCAAGACCATTCTTGTCCTAGAGAACGGTGTCATCCCTCCGATCGCGGGGTTCCAATTGCTCAACGATCGAATAAACGCAGACAAACTGCGCCTGCGG ATTAACTCTTTCGGATTCGGCGGTACAAACGCTGTAGCAATCCTCGATGATGCATATCACTTCATGAAACTGAGAGGCCTTCACGGCTTTCATCGTTCGCGAGCCACGCCTCGATTCAATGATGGTGTCAGCCTCTCGATTGGACCATCAACGAGCTTGGGCACCCTGCTCAATGGCTATCACACTCCCGAAGAGGAAGTGCCTCGCACAAAGCTACTCATCTGGTCTTGCCCTGATCAGGATGGGGCACACCGGCTGTCGAACGCCTACAAAAGTTTCCTCGGGAAGATCGATTCATCCAAGCTCAATGATCTAGCCTACACCTTGGCGGCCCGAAGAAGCCAGTTCCCCTGGAGGAGCTTTGCTGTTGCAGACTCTGACAGGATGCTGCTCAGCCAGGGACAGTCTGCTAGTCCCATAGCCCCTCCTGTCAGGGCAGTAAATGACGCACGCGTCGGCTTTGTGTTCACCGGGCAAGGAGCCCACTACCTTGGCATGGGGCGTACACTTCTCGACTTTCCGGAATTTCGACAAAGTATCGACAAGTCCGACGCCTATCTCAGAAAGCTTGGCTGCTCCTGGTCCCTTACCGAGGTCATCGACGGTACGAATGATCTGACCCCAATAGACAGAGCCGAACTGAGCCAACCGGCCACAACCTGTCTCCAAATCGCTCTGCTGGACCTGCTTGCCAGCTTCGGGGTCCGGCCCTCAGTGGTTCTGGGCCACTCGTCCGGTGAGATTGCAGCAGCCTATGCTGCCGGCGCCTTGTCGCGTTCCTCTGCTATCAAGGTGGCGTACCATCGCGGGGTTCTTTCCTCTGGTCTAGCATCAAAGTGGAATCGCAGTCTGGCAATGACGGCGGTCGGGCTCTCCAGGGATCATATCCGTCCGTATCTCGACCGGCTCCAGAGCGAACATGGTTCAACACATGTGGCCATCGGCTGCGTAAACAGCCCAAAGAGCGTTACTTTGACGGGAGTTGCTTCTGGACTCGACACGCTGGAGCAATGGCTGTGGGCCGATGGCGTCTTTGCCAAAAGGCTTCGTGTACCTATCGCTTACCACTCAGAATTCATGGAAGCGATTGCCGAGACATACGCTACCTTGATTGGAGATTTGCACAGCGGCGTCGAGACAGATCCCGTACCTATGATCTCATCTGTTACAGGGGACTTAGTGACGCCCCAAACACTCACTGCTGCGGGATACTGGGTGCGAAACTTGGTGTCGCCCGTCAACTTTGAGGCAGCCTTTGGCACCCTAATGGCATATGCGAACAGGACGCCCCGCAAACAACTCGGCAAGGCCAAAACGCGCGACCTCAGAATCACTCATGTCATGGAGATCGGGCCTCACAGCGCGCTCCAGGGTCCCATTCGCGAAAACGCGGAGGCCTTCACGGGTCAAACAAAGCCAACATATATCAAGTGTCTTGTGCGAGGCCAAGACTCGTCCGTGGCACTGCTCTCCGCGGTGGGCGTTCTGTGCTGCGCCGGGTGTGCTGTGGATATTCTTCGAGTTAATGGACAGGACAAGGACACGCCGAGGCTTGCACCTCGAAACATGCCGCGTTACCCCTTCAATCACCAGAACAAGTACTGGCTAGAGAGTAGACTAAGTTCCAACCTTAGATTCCCGGAAGTGGCGCGCCACGACTTACTCGGAGTGCGCAGCCTCGACTGGAACCCGCAGGTGGCACAGTGGCGCAATGTGATGCGGTTGGAGGAATTGCCATGGTTGCACGACCACACGATTGCCGGGGAGATTGTGTTTCCCGCTGCTGGATATGTGGTCATGGCCATTGAGAGTCTCAAACAGCTCACCAGTGCCAATGGCGAGCCGTCACTTCGCGGGGCTCACCTCAAAGACGTTGCCTTCCTACGTCCGATACGCTTCAGCCAGGGGCTCAATCAGATCGAAACGCAGTTAACTCTGTCTACCACACAACAGCGCTCGGATAAAGATGCGGCCCCATGGTCGCAGTTCCGCATATTCGCCCTCGACAACGGGAGCTACCTGGAATGCTGTCGTGGTTTCATCCGAGCTGtggtcgatgccgacgatTGCAACTGCGTTGCCTGGCTTGGGCCTTGGAGCTCTCAGAACTGGTTGAACCGTATCCCTGGGGCCTGCTCAGATGCAGAGTCAGATCCCTACAGCATGCCTGGGGAGACCGAAGTTCGTTACGGTCCAGCATTCTGCAACTTGGAGCGTATGCGACTGGGATGCCAAGGCGAGGCCATTGCCAATCTTCTGACTGGGACCTGGCAGTTAAATCAGGCCAAAACATCATCCAAGGACCTCTACGGCGTCCACCCGGCAGCGATAGATGGCCTCACACAATTGGTTGTGCCAGCGCTGTCCAAGCTATGCAATGGCCTGCCCACCATGGTTCCAACCTACGTCAATGGGATATGGGTAGACTGCGACTGTCAAGAGTTGCGAGATGGCACGATATCCGTCCAAAGTCAGAGTACGCTCCGCGGTCGTCGGGAAGCTTCCGCAAGCATTGTCGGCGTCGCAAGTGACGCCGATACGCCAGTCATCTACCTCGATGGACTCGAGACCACATTCATCAATTCTAGTAACGAAACTaaacaccagcagcagctgaaACCACGGACCCTATGCACTCAGTTGTCCTGGAAGAGTGACATCGATTTACTGAGTCGCGAGCAAATAACACTCCAGTGCACGCGCGACAGACCAGCGCAAGATGAAGATGCAGTTGAGACGTACAAGTCCATGGTACTTACCATTATGGCTTTTATTGAAGAAGCTGTGGAATTTATTGACAAGCAGTCTCCGGCCCTCGCACTTGAGCGGCATCTGCAGGCATTTGTAGGCTGGATGAGGTCCCAGCACCGACTGCTTCGGAGCGGGCGCATCCTGGTCGACTTGGATTCCGTGAATAGGCTCCTCGGTGATGCCGATGCTCGGCACCAACTTGTTCTTCAAGTAGAGAGTCAGGGTATCGGCGGGCGTTTCTTCATGACCATCGGGCGTAACCTCATCAAAATTCTCCGCGGCGAAGTCGACGCACTTCAGCTCATCTACCACGACTCCCTGGCGGATCGATATTACGAACAGATGCTGGCAAACGACCATCATGCCCATCCCACCTCGGTTTACGTGGACTTGCTTTCCTTCAAAAACCCCTCCATGAAGATCCTTGAGGTCGGTGCCGGGACAGGTGGGCAGACCCTACGCCTGTTGGAGAAGATGAGCAGCGGCGGAGTGAAGCAATGGAGGCAATACGATTATACCGACATCTCCCCTTCGTTTTTTAGTCAGGCACGCCTCAAGTTCCAGGATTATTCTGCAAAAATGAACTTCAAGGTCTGCGACATCTCCAAGGATCCGGCGACCCAATCCTTTGAGACGGGAACCTatgaccttgtcgtcgcTTCGCATGTCCTGCACGCCACGGATTACTTGGACCAATCCTTGGGCAACATTCGAAAGCTTCTCAAACCTGGCGGAAAGCTACTGCTATTCGAGACGACTTTACCAGAGGCCATCATTGCATTTGCCTTTGGGTTGCTCAAGGGTTGGTGGAGCCCCCTGGACCACGAAGCCCGATCTGAGCATAGCCCATGTTTGTCTGTCGAGCAATGGGACCATAGACTGAAGGGAACGGGGTTTACCGGTGTCGACCTGGAGATTCCGGGGCAAGAACTGATTGAGACAAGATACAGCAGCATTATTGTCTCCACAGCCGTTGACCTTGACAGGGCCTCAATGTGCGTCATGCAGCAGCTTCATTTGGTCGTGGACGAGCGTTCGGAGGTCCAAAAGACGATTTCCGAACTTGTTCAAAGAGGTTCTGGCAAGAAATTCAAGTCATGCAACACTTTGACGCTTGCGCAGCACCTAAGGATGCAACCAGAAGCTGACCACAGCATCGTTATTTGTCTACTCGAAGTGGATGAGGTTTTCCTTGACGGCATATCTGAAAGAGATTATGTCGAGCTGCAATCGATCCTTCTGAGAGAGAAGAGCATTCTTTGGCTCTGCAGAAATCCTGCATTGGAAGGGACAGAGCCGCGCCATGGTCTGGCAGACGGCTTGGGTCGAGTGTTGATGTCGGAAGACTCGACTCGCAAGTTTGTCACCCAATCTCTCGATGGTTGGGATAGAAACCCGGTTCAAATTTCCGAGCTTGTTTGCGACCTTGCGAATCGAATTGGGAAGAGTTCCGTCGAAGATTTGGAAACAAAGTACATCACGTCAAATGGCTGTGTTCAAATCAGCCGCGTCCTCGGACACGCCACCATGGACACAGTCGTCTCGGATGCAGTCCAACCACGTACCAGGAGAGAATTGAAAATCGGGTCTATCGATGCTGCTCTTACACTTGGCATGACAACTCCTGGTCATGCCGACACGCTGGAGTGGGTTGAGTGTGATGAGCTGCGGCTTCACGATGGCTTGACTTTGGAAGAGGATGAAGTCGTGGTCAACGTCAAAGCCATTGGGCTCAGTGAGGAGCGATCCGTCACAGGAACGAGCGAGGCAAACAAACAAAGCTTGGCCATTGAGTGCGCAGGCATCGTGCATTCGGATGGGGCCACCTCTGGTTTCAAGCCGGGGGACCGCGTCTGCCTCATAACTCCGTCAGCGGCCTCCTCGATTATGCGAGTCAAAGCCATGGCCGTATCAGCGATACCATCGAACTTGTCCTTCATCGAGGCAGCATCAATCGCGAGCGCAACTTGGACCGCCTATCATGCCCTTGTCAATGTCGCCCGGATCCAGGAAGGCGAGTCAGTTCTCGTCCATGAGGCTGCAACTGCTACAGGTCAAGCAACACTCCAACTCGCGAAGAAACTAGGTGCTGAAGTGTACGTCACGGCTGCCTCCTCAATAGAACGGGAACTCTTATGCAATAACCTGAATATTGGGCACAAGGCCATATTGTCGCTTTCTGGAGGTTCATGTTTATCGAGAAGGGTGGCCCAGGTTACGAGAGGCTCGGGTGTCGACGTGGTGATCGGGCCTTTGACAAAGGGAGGAGACGATGCCAACTTTGCGAACTGCCTTGCGCCATTTGGCCGACTTGTTGACATTTCCATGGAGCGAACTCGATCTTCGCCAGCGATTTTGCCTCGCAGCAATAACCAAGAAACCCCAACTAACCTATCACGGCTATCCGTGGACATGGTTGACCTGCTTCGACGAAAGCCACGGTTGGCTTATGCTGCATTTCAACAGGCCATGAGGCGGGCATTTGATGACGAGCTCTATGCACCGTCGCCCCTGTACATCTTTGCTGCCAATGAACCGGACGAAGCATTCCGACAAGCCGACAGCCCTGGTGCGGCAGGCAAGACGGTCATGGTCCTTGACTCAGACAGCATCGTGAGG GCAAATGTCAAAACGAGACCACGGTGCAAGTTCGCTGATAATGCGACATATGTCATCGCTGGGGGCTTAGGCGGACTCGGCAGAAGCATTGCAAGATGGATGGCCTGTCGCGGAGCCAAAAACCTCGTTCTCCTTTCTCGCTCCGGTGTGAAAACTGCAGCGGCAGAGGCTCTGGTCAGTCAGCTTAACGCCCAGGGTGTCCGCGTGGAAGCGCCATGTGTCGACATTGGCTGCCTCAGCGATCTCCAAAGCGTCCTCCGCAACCTGCAGGATTTGAACATGCCACCCATTCGAGGCTGCATTCAAGCAGCAGTGGTGCTGAGAGATAACCTCTTTCCAAACATGACCTACGAAGACTGGACTATCAGTACAGGAGCCAAGGTAACGGGGTCATGGAATCTTCACGCAGCCCTCCCCGACGATCTGGACTTCTTCGTTTTGCTGTCTTCActcaacggcatcgtcggggGTCGGGCTCAGGCCAACTACGGGGCCGGAAACACATTCAAGGACGCCCTGGCGCAGCACCGGCTCAGCAAAGGCCAAAAGGCAGTGTCTCTCGACCTTGGACTGATGGTAGCTGAGGGCATCGTCGCTGAGAATGCAAGCCTGCTCGCGGCAATGCGGCGAATCGGACACCTGATGGACATCCACCAAGATGAACTGCTCGCCCTGTTGGACTATTACTGCGATCCTAGCGTCCCAATACTGGACCCATCCGACGCCCAAGTCCTCGTGGGGATCGAGATGCCCGACGCAgtgctggccaagggcgtTGATTTGCACCACGCGATTCACCGCCCCATGTTTCGGCACCTTTTTCAAATGGGCCAGATAGAGGACACAGTGCCAACAAGGCAAGAAGATCAGGCTGCAGTCATTGACCGCGCGTCACTCCTAGCCGCAGCAGAAAACCaagacgcggccgcggccttggTGAGTGCCTGGTTCGTCGCGAAGCTGGCCCAGGTGCTGGGTATTTCTGAGGACGACATCGAC AAGTAG
- a CDS encoding uncharacterized protein (EggNog:ENOG503Q4E4~antiSMASH:Cluster_4.6~COG:E), which translates to MVIGFSLGAALAATMLLRPGQLGQAPVKSLVFLSGTLPADWQELQGGTTRFMQAIDVKTVIQIPSVHAWDDGDVEHPGEAEQLLLMCGKKSRRVVRHSAGHGIPSRGSEVAAIASAIKDMVAELA; encoded by the coding sequence ATGGTCATTGGTTTCtcgctcggcgcggcgctcgccgccacgatgCTTCTTCGGCCCGGCCAACTGGGGCAGGCCCCCGTCAAgagcctcgtcttcctctcgggcacgctgcccgccgactGGCAAGAGCTTCAAGGTGGCACAACGCGCTTCATGCAGGCCATAGATGTCAAGACTGTCATCCAGATCCCCAGCGTGCATGCTTGGGACGACGGAGATGTTGAGCACCCAGGCGAAGCCGAGCAGTTGCTACTCATGTGTGGGAAGAAAAGCCGTCGGGTCGTCAGGCACAGCGCCGGGCATGGCATTCCGAGTCGGGGCAGCGAGGTGGCAGCCATCGCATcggccatcaaggacatggTCGCAGAGCTGGCCTAA